A region from the Peromyscus maniculatus bairdii isolate BWxNUB_F1_BW_parent chromosome 5, HU_Pman_BW_mat_3.1, whole genome shotgun sequence genome encodes:
- the LOC107401597 gene encoding uncharacterized protein LOC107401597 — translation MEGEFPWTGLCDLPPACRETGSRLSISTIVDAMCCLGHMAEETLGLIGTNRLSDALAKNSMFNKRKSGGTILGEIWHVPKTYSFKSPAGSPSLPPTLRRGGSQPALPTLVASEDHKGKDVNEERYSKISSRSSSPDLYKLLDLSWPGNSAPRFQAVQACNINKNFEETESTTCSGDSDTSEDDLSYMEDTTSTSAPQDDGVEAGIEETGNSTMLSHTSLNALFFLEDTRCQQIPGPQDDAEVTNSFSTSRDLKEIDLQSSERTHDAVDSVDSLQNENTEYENSKGIILEESPPSFSKDQPQKVATASKKKQRRGWKGVRRQISHLTSSLFCCLLPPKTGDTTPRAEEEAWVHGS, via the exons ATGGAGGGAGAATTTCCATGGACCGGTCTCTGTGATTTACCACCAGCATGCAGAGAAACGGGATCCAGGCTGTCCATCTCCACCATTGTAGATGCTATGTGTTGCTTAGGCCACATGGCTGAAGAAACCCTGGGACTCATAGGAACAAATAGGCTTAGTGATGCCCTGGCAAAAAACTCTATGTTCAACAAGAGAAAAAGTGGTGGTACCATCCTTGGTGAAATATGGCATGTTCCAAAGACCTATTCGTTCAAGAGTCCTGCAGGtagccccagcctccctcccacacTAAGGAGGGGAGGAAGTCAACCTGCCTTGCCCACACTGGTGGCATCTGAAGACCACAAAGGGAAAGACGTGAATGAAGAGAGATATAGCAAGATCTCCTCTAGGTCCAGCTCTCCAGATTTATACAAGCTGCTGGATCTCAGCTGGCCTGGGAATTCTGCCCCACGCTTTCAGGCTGTGCAGGCCTGTAACATCAATAAGAATTTTGAGGAGACAGAGAGCACGACCTGTTCTGGTGACAGTGACACATCCGAGGACGACCTCTCCTACATGGAGGACACCACTTCTACCTCAGCCCCACAGGATGATGGTGTGGAGGCTGGGATTGAGGAGACTGGCAACAGCACCATGCTCAGTCACACATCCCTCAATGCATTGTTCTTCCTGGAAGACACCCGCTGTCAACAGATCCCAGGACCTCAGGATGATGCTGAGGTTACCAATAGCTTCAGCACATCTAGAGACCTGAAGGAAATTGACCTACAGTCCAGTGAGAGAACACATGATGCTGTGGACTCTGTGGACTCTCTCCAGAATGAGAACACTGAATATGAAAACAGCAAGGGAATAATCCTTGAGGAGTCACCACCTAGCTTTAGCAAGGACCAGCCCCAGAAGGTAGCCACAGCCTccaagaagaagcaaagaaggGGCTGGAAAGGGGTGAGGAGGCAGATTAGTCACCTGACTTCCAGTTTATTCTGTTGCCTCCTCCCCCCAAAGACAGGAGACACAACCCCCAG GGCTGAAGAAGAGGCCTGGGTCCATGGTTCTTAA
- the LOC143273393 gene encoding uncharacterized protein LOC143273393, with protein sequence MEGEFPWTGLCDLPPACRETGSRLSISTIVDAMCCLGHMAEETLGLIGTNRLNDALAKNTMFNKRKSGGTILGEIWHVPKTYSFKSPAGSPSLSPILRRGGSQAALPTLVAYEDHKGQDVNEERYSKISSRSSSPDLYKLLDLSWPGNSAPRFHAVQACNINKNFEETESTTCSGDSDTSEDDLSYMEDTTSTSAPQDDGVEAEIEETGNSTMLSHTSLNALFFLEDTRCQQIPGPQDDAEVTNSFSTSRDLKEIDLQSSERTHDAVDSVDSLQNENTEYENSKGIILEESPPSFSKDQPQKVATASKKKQRRGWKGVRRQISHLTSSLFCCLLPPKTGDTTPRAEEEAWVHGS encoded by the exons ATGGAGGGAGAATTTCCATGGACCGGTCTCTGTGATTTACCACCAGCATGCAGAGAAACGGGATCCAGGCTGTCCATCTCCACCATTGTAGATGCTATGTGTTGCTTAGGCCACATGGCTGAAGAAACCCTGGGACTCATAGGAACAAATAGGCTTAATGATGCCCTGGCAAAAAACACTATGTTCAACAAGAGAAAAAGTGGTGGTACCATCCTTGGTGAAATATGGCATGTTCCAAAGACCTATTCGTTCAAGAGTCCTGCAGGTAGCCCCAGCCTCTCTCCCATCCTAAGGAGGGGAGGAAGTCAAGCTGCCTTGCCCACATTGGTGGCATATGAAGACCACAAAGGGCAAGACGTGAATGAAGAGAGATATAGCAAGATCTCCTCTAGGTCCAGCTCTCCAGATTTATACAAGCTGCTGGATCTCAGCTGGCCTGGGAATTCTGCCCCACGCTTTCATGCTGTGCAGGCCTGTAACATCAATAAGAATTTTGAGGAGACAGAGAGCACGACCTGTTCTGGTGACAGTGACACATCCGAGGACGACCTCTCCTACATGGAGGACACCACTTCTACCTCAGCCCCACAGGATGATGGTGTGGAGGCTGAGATTGAGGAGACTGGCAACAGCACCATGCTCAGTCACACATCCCTCAATGCATTGTTCTTCCTGGAAGATACCCGCTGTCAACAGATCCCAGGACCTCAGGATGATGCTGAGGTTACCAATAGCTTCAGCACATCTAGAGACCTGAAGGAAATTGACCTACAGTCCAGTGAGAGAACACATGATGCTGTGGACTCTGTGGACTCTCTCCAGAATGAGAACACTGAATATGAAAACAGCAAGGGAATAATCCTTGAGGAGTCACCACCTAGCTTTAGCAAGGACCAGCCCCAGAAGGTAGCCACAGCCTccaagaagaagcaaagaaggGGCTGGAAAGGGGTGAGGAGGCAGATTAGTCACCTGACTTCCAGTTTATTCTGTTGCCTCCTCCCCCCAAAGACAGGAGACACAACCCCCAG GGCTGAAGAAGAGGCCTGGGTCCATGGTTCTTAA
- the LOC102919018 gene encoding isopentenyl-diphosphate delta-isomerase 2-like, translating to MKLYVSISCQITDMSDATVDWIDGHQLQRLDQMLIVVDENDKVIGADTKRNCHQNENVEKGLLHRAFSVVLFNSEKKVLIQRRADTKLTFPGHFTDSFSSHPLSNPEELEEKDALGVRRAALRRLQAELGIPEDQVSLEDIVFMTRYHYKAKSDVVWGEHEVCYLLLIRKDVTISTDPSEISSFDYLTREELEGLLERGARGEVKVTPWLRIIAERFLYGWWPYLDEVTQFVELDKIHRV from the exons ATGAAACTGTATGTGTCCATTTCATGTCAGATCACAGACATGTCTGATGCCACTGTTGACTGGATTGATGGACACCAGCTACAGCGTTTAGATCAAATGCTGATTGTTGTTGATGAAAATGACAAGGTCATTGGTGCAGACACCAAGAGGAACTGTCATCAGAATGAAAACGTCGAGAAAG GGCTGCTCCACCGAGCCTTCAGTGTTGTTCTGTTTAACTCAGAGAAGAAGGTTCTGATTCAGCGCCGAGCAGACACGAAACTTACTTTCCCGG GGCACTTTACTGACTCCTTTTCCAGTCATCCACTAAGTAATCCTGAAGAATTGGAAGAGAAAGATGCCTTGGGTGTGAGGAGGGCAGCCCTGAGACGTCTGCAGGCTGAGCTGGGCATCCCCGAGGACCAG GTTTCTCTAGAGGACATCGTGTTTATGACAAGATATCATTATAAGGCGAAATCAGACGTGGTCTGGGGAGAACATGAAGTCTGTTACCTTCTGCTTATCAGGAAGGACGTCACTATCAGCACAGATCCCAGTGAAATCAGCAGCTTTGACTACCTGACCCGGGAGGAACTGGAAGGGCTCCTGGAGAGAGGGGCCCGGGGAGAAGTGAAAGTCACTCCCTGGCTGAGAATCATTGCGGAGAGGTTCCTGTACGGGTGGTGGCCTTACTTGGATGAAGTGACCCAGTTTGTAGAGCTTGATAAGATACACCGAGTGTGA